From Paenarthrobacter sp. A20:
GAAAAGGCCCTAGAGGCCGTGGCGGCGAAGGACCTTCTCGAACTTTGAGTGGTACTCGTCCTGGAGCCGGATTTCGCCGTCGGCTTCCGCGTCGAGCAGGACCTGGACGATGTCCGGCGTGGGCTCGTTGAACCACTGGCCCACCGTAATGCCGTGCTTGGGGACGAACGTGCGGTGAATGTGGTCTCCCGCCGAAATGGTCCCTGTCCTGATCACCCTCAGGTACGTCCCCACCCGGCCTTCCTGCGTGAAGCGCTTCACCCACTGCGGCTCCCCCAACGCCCTTTGGAACGTGGCGCACGGAACACGGGGAGACGTGACCTCCACTTCCACGTCCAGGCCAATCTTCCATCGTTCGCCGATCACTGCACCCGTGGTCTCGATTCCTGCAACGCGCAGGTTCTCGCCGAAAAGGCCAGCCGTTACCTCGCGCAGCAGCTCACCTGACCAGAAGTCCGCGTCCGCCTGCGAGTAGGCGTACAACGCTTGGTCTTCCCCGCCGTGATCGAGCCGGCTTGCCTGCACATCCCCGTGAAGTCCCAGTTTGTGGACCTTGACGGGACCTTCTACGGGGCGCTTGTCAATGGCCGTGACTCCCACGCTGCCGGTATCGGGCAGCAACTGGTGGACACGGCAGACGGCAACGAGGGAAGCGGTGTTCATGGGACCAGTCTACGGACGGCCCCAGGAAGGTTTAAGGATCAAAACGGTAGCCCATGCCTGCTTCCGTGTGCAGATGGCGCGGCTCCGCCGGATCCCGCTCCAGCTTCCGCCGCAGCTGGGCAATGTACACGCGAAGGTACTGGGTTTCCTTGGCATAGGCCTGTCCCCAGACCTGGGTGAGAATCTGCTGCTGGCTCACCAGTTTCCCCTTGTTCCGGACCAACAGTTCCAGGATGTTCCATTCCGTGGGCGTCAACCTGACTTCCGAGCCATCCTTGACAATCCTCTTGCCGGCCAGGTCCACCATGAAGTCGGCAGTGGCCAGGGTTGGTTCCTCATGTTCGGTGACGACACGGCGGGAGGCGACCCGAAGCCGGGCAAGCAGCTCATCCAAACCGAAAGGCTTGGTCACATAGTCGTCCGCACCGGCGTCGAGCGCTTCCACTTTGTCTTCCGACGCGTGCCGGGCGGACAGCACGATGATGGGCATGCTGCTCCAGCCACGGATGCGGCGGATGATCTCCACGCCGTCCATGTCCGGCAGCCCAAGGTCCAGGACCACGATCTCCACCGGCTGCTTGGCAGCGGCCTGGAGGGCCTCGGCCCCCGTGCCCACCGACAGCGCCTGGTAGCCGTGCGCCTGAAGGGTGATCTGCATGGCGCGGGCAATCCGGGCCTCGTCCTCGACGATCAGAACCAGCGTCATTGCGCGTCACCTGTCCACAGCGGCAGGGTGACCACCATGGTCAGGCCACCACCCGGCGTCGGCTCGGCGGCGAGCCTGCCGCCCATGGCCTCGCTGAACCCTTTAGCCACTGCCAGTCCAAGGCCGATGCCACCGCCGGAGCCGATTCCGCCCGCCGCGGTCTGTGACGGCGAATCACCAAAGCGTTGGAAAGGCTGGAACATGGTGAGGACTTCATCGTGGCCCATCCCCCTGCCGTGATCCACGATCCTCAATTCACTGGCGGGCCGGTCGCCCAACGTGATGCCGGCCCCGGCCCGGGCAGTCAGGACCACATCAGAGTCAGGCGCGTACTTCACGGCGTTCTCAACGATGTTGGCCACCACGCGCTCCAGCATGCCGGCATCAGCCTGCACCGGAGGCAGGTTGGCCGGAAGTTCATTGCGGAGGTGCTCCGGTGGAACACCCCGCAACGCTTGGGGCAGCACCTCGGCCCACACGATGCCGGTCAGCAACGGGTTGACCGCATCGGCCGTAATCCTGGACATGTCCAGAAGATTGTCCACCAAGTGATCCAGGCGGTCTGCGTACTCCTCAATGGTTTCCAGCAGTTCCCGCTCGACCTCCGGCGGAAAGCTCACGTCCTCCTGGCGCAGGCTGCTCACCGCGAGCTTGATGCCCGCCAACGGGGTCCGCAGGTCATGCGACACAGCGCGCAGGATGGACGTCCGCATTTTGTTGCCCTCCGACAGCCGCAGGTTGTCCCGGCGGCTCTTGACCAACTGCTGGCGTTCCCGCACGGCCACGACGAAGGCCCCGAAGGCAGCCAGCAGACGCTGGCGTTGAGGCGATAACGGACCGCCGCGCAGCAGCAGCGTGTAATGCGGATCGACGACGGCGGCGTGGTCGGCGGCGGCATGGGTCACCGGCGGATTGTGGCCGGCGCTCGCCAGCACCTGCCACGAGGGAGCCGCACCTGGCATTGCCGGCCCACCCGGTCCCGCGGAGCCCAGCAACGTCACCGCTTCCATGCCCAGATTGCTGCGGACCTTCTCAAGGAACGTTTCCAGGCTGCCGTCCGAACTCAGGATTCTCAGGGCCAACTCGCTTAAGGCCGTGGCCTCGGCTCCGGAGCGAGCTGCCTCCTGGGCGCGCCGGCTGGCCAGGCCGACTGCCAGTGCCACGCCGCAGGCCACAGCAAGGAAGACCACAAGTGTGAACAACGTGGTGGGGTCGGCGATGGAGAGCGAGCCGACAGGATCTGCCGAGAAATAGTTAAGGAGGAAGCTTCCCAGCACGGCGGCCACCACCGCCGGCCACAAACCACCGATCGCGGCGACGGCAACCGCCACCGCCAGTTGCAGCAGCATGGTGATCGCGAAGTTACGGAAATCGAGGACCGTCACCAGAAGTTCGACGGCGGGCGGCAGCAAAAGCGCCAGGACCAAACCGGTGACCACCCGGCCTTGGCCGATGCCGCGAACCGGCGGCAGCCGCAGCAGCACGCCGTCGTCGCCGTTGCCATGTGCCTCTGGTGCCGCCATGGCTACATCCTTACATGGTTGGCCCGCTGGGTAGTTCTCCCCATTTACGCCCGTCACCGGTGCCGACGCCGCCTGCAAGGACTAGGCTTGCTCTGAGCATTCTGGTCCGGCGTGGCGCCGGACACTTCAACGGTCTATCCAGGGGGATACACATGGGCCCGAAAGACAGCCCTGACGCAGCCGGCAACGACGGCGGCAGCAGGGACAACAACGCCGACTTCGGAGCGGGCAACAATCCGCCCAAGCCCCCACCTTGGCAGGTGCCAAAGCCCGAACTCCACCCCGAGCTGTTCACGCCTGTCGAGGGCGGCCAGGAGCCGGCGAAAAGTACAGGCAAGGGCAAGAAGCGTCCGGTGCCTGCCGGTGCACCCCAGGCCGGGAACGGCGCGCCGCAGCCCGGCCAACCCCTCCCCGTCGTGGACCCGTTCGCCAAGGAACGCGAGCGAGGAGCAGCTGAGGCAGCGAAAAAGAAGAAGCGTTCCCAGCGCCGCACCGTCGTCGTGGGCTTGGGCGTGACTGCCCTGCTGGCTGGAACCATTACCGCGATCGTTGCCAGCAATGAGCAGGAAGCGGACTACGCGCAGGTCTGTTTCAACGAGGAAACCGGCGAACGCGTTGACGACAACGAGTGCAACAACAGCAGTTCGGCCGGCCGCAGCTCCGCGGTCTATGCCTGGTACTTCTACTCCCGGGGAGCCAGTGTGCCCGCGGTGGGGCAAAACCGCAGCTCCTACCCGAGCTACACCAAGAACGTGCCTACGGGAGCAAAATCCTCTACCGGCTACAGCACCAAGGGCGGCACTGTCAGCCGCGGCGGCTTCGGCAGCAGCTCCAAAAGCGGCGGAAGCTCGGGAGGCTAGGCGTGCGTCGACTCTCCTCCGTGCCCAGGCCGGACTGGAAGCAAAAGATCGAAGAACAGGGCCTGGTATTTTCCACCACCACCATGCCCAATGGCCGCAAAATCGAATACTGGAACGAATCGGCCTATTACGAATTCACCATGGACGAGGTGGAAACCCTCGAGAAGACCGCCGAGGACATGCACATCATGTGCCTGGAGGCCGCGAAGTACCTGGCCACCGGAGCCATGGGCGATATCGGCATCGGGCAGCAGGCCCTTGAACTCGCTGGCGAGTCGCTGCTGGCTGCCGACATGGATATCTACGGCCGCTTCGATTTCATCTATGACGGCAAGGGCGGTCCGGCCAAGATGCTGGAGTACAACGCCGACACTCCCACCGGGCTCATCGAAGCCTCCGTTGCCCAGTGGTTCTGGCTCCAGGACGTTTTTCCGGACAAGGACCAGTGGAACGGGATCCATGAGGCCCTGATCCGGCAATGGAAGAAGCTGCAGTTCCGTACCGGCATGAGCACCCTGCACGTGGCCCACTCCGAAGCAGAGGAATCCGGCGAGGACTGGATGACAGCGGCCTACATGCGGGATGTCGCGAGCCAGGGTGGCTGGACCACCATCGGCATCAACATGTCCGACATCGGCTGGGACCCCAACCTGAACCGGTTCGTGGACCTGGACAACTTCATGATCAGCACCATGTTCAAGCTGTACCCGTGGGAACTGATGATGAAGGAGCCCTTCGGGCACCGCCTCCTGCAGCGCGCCTACAACCCGCGCTGGGTTGAACCGGCGTGGAAGATGCTCCTGTCCAACAAGGCACTGCTGGCCGCGCTGTGGCATCTCTACCCGGACCACCCGAACCTGTTGCCTGCATATCTTGGCGACCCGGGACCCCTGAAGGAATGGGTGGCCAAGCCGCTGCATGGGCGCGAAGGCGACAACATCCGCATCCACGCCCCCGGCATCGAGATCCAGCAACCCGGCGGCTACGGCCGTGAAGGCTGGTGCTTCCAGCAGTACCACTCCCTCCCGGACTTCGACGGCAATCATCCCGTCCTGGGTCTGTGGGTGGTGGATGGCGAATCCGTCGGCTGTGGAATCCGCGAATCCGATGGCCCCATCACGGACTACTTCTGCCGCTTTGTACCCAACACCATTGACTCCCCCGCGCCTGTCGCGCCCACTGCTACTTCCTACGGAGCCGCACTATGAGCACTGAAACCTCGACGCCGGGTGGCGGCCAAGCGGGCGGCGACCGTACCGCCGTCGTACCTCCCAAAGGCCTCCACGCCGGGATCCTGGACCTTGGCGACTCCGTCATGTTGGGCCTGGCATCCACCGCACCCGTCTATTCGTTGGCCGCGACCCTGGGGCTCATTGTTGCCGTCAACGGCAACTACACGCCGCTGATCCTGATCCTTGGCTTCATCCCGGTCCTGTTCATCGCCTACGCCTTCCGTGAACTCAACAGCGCAATGCCGGACTGCGGCACCACGTTCTTCTGGGCCCGCAAGGCCTTCGGCCCCTGGGCCGGCTGGCTGGGCGGCTGGGGTGTGGCATTGGCTGGCATCGTGGTCCTGGCCAACCTGGCGCAAATTGCGGGCAAGTACCTTTGGCTGCTGATCGGCGATGGTTCCCTGGCTGAGAACACATGGCTGGTGACGGCAACCGGCGTGCTGTTCATCGTGTTCATGACGTACGTGAACCACCGTGGCATCCGGCTGGGTGAGCACGTCCAGCGCACGCTGACATACATCCAGTACATTTCGCTGGGCATCTTTGCTGTGGCCATCATCGTCCGGATCGCCGGCGGAGCACCCGAAGGCCAGGCCTTCGACTTCGAATGGTTCAACCCTGCCGGCGCGTTTGCCGATCCCGGTGCTGTGGTCCACGGTGTCTTGCTGGCGCTGTTCATTTACTGGGGCTGGGACACGTGCCTGGCGCTCAACGAGGAAACAGAGAACCCGGCCAAGACTCCCGGTCGCGGCGCGGTCATCTCAGCCTCCGTCCTGGTGGCGATCTACGTTTCCGTTGCCCTGCTGGTGATGATGTACGCCACGATTGGTACCGACGGCATCGGCCTGGGCAACGAAGCCAACCAGGACGACGTCTTCCTGGCCATGAAGGACGTAGTGCTGGGCCCATGGGGCTGGCTGATCATTGTGGCTGTGCTGGCATCGGTCCTGTCATCGACGCAAACCACCATTCTTCCCACGGCACGCGGGACATTGTCCATGGGCGTGCACGGTGCGCTTCCGGCGCGGTTCGGTAAGGTCCACGAACGGTTCATGACCCCGGGCTTCTCCACGCAGGTCATGGGTGCGGTGGCCGTTGTGTACTACGTGGCCAT
This genomic window contains:
- a CDS encoding ATP-binding protein; this encodes MAAPEAHGNGDDGVLLRLPPVRGIGQGRVVTGLVLALLLPPAVELLVTVLDFRNFAITMLLQLAVAVAVAAIGGLWPAVVAAVLGSFLLNYFSADPVGSLSIADPTTLFTLVVFLAVACGVALAVGLASRRAQEAARSGAEATALSELALRILSSDGSLETFLEKVRSNLGMEAVTLLGSAGPGGPAMPGAAPSWQVLASAGHNPPVTHAAADHAAVVDPHYTLLLRGGPLSPQRQRLLAAFGAFVVAVRERQQLVKSRRDNLRLSEGNKMRTSILRAVSHDLRTPLAGIKLAVSSLRQEDVSFPPEVERELLETIEEYADRLDHLVDNLLDMSRITADAVNPLLTGIVWAEVLPQALRGVPPEHLRNELPANLPPVQADAGMLERVVANIVENAVKYAPDSDVVLTARAGAGITLGDRPASELRIVDHGRGMGHDEVLTMFQPFQRFGDSPSQTAAGGIGSGGGIGLGLAVAKGFSEAMGGRLAAEPTPGGGLTMVVTLPLWTGDAQ
- a CDS encoding APC family permease — encoded protein: MSTETSTPGGGQAGGDRTAVVPPKGLHAGILDLGDSVMLGLASTAPVYSLAATLGLIVAVNGNYTPLILILGFIPVLFIAYAFRELNSAMPDCGTTFFWARKAFGPWAGWLGGWGVALAGIVVLANLAQIAGKYLWLLIGDGSLAENTWLVTATGVLFIVFMTYVNHRGIRLGEHVQRTLTYIQYISLGIFAVAIIVRIAGGAPEGQAFDFEWFNPAGAFADPGAVVHGVLLALFIYWGWDTCLALNEETENPAKTPGRGAVISASVLVAIYVSVALLVMMYATIGTDGIGLGNEANQDDVFLAMKDVVLGPWGWLIIVAVLASVLSSTQTTILPTARGTLSMGVHGALPARFGKVHERFMTPGFSTQVMGAVAVVYYVAMSFLSENLLSDSISAISLFIAFYYALTGFSCVWFFRSTLRDSARNLWFRGILPFLGALSLTAAFFISAVQMWDPAYGDTRIFGIGGAFVSGVLLLALGVVLAVVCRFAPSTRGYFTGERAQVGVVSGE
- a CDS encoding response regulator, which translates into the protein MTLVLIVEDEARIARAMQITLQAHGYQALSVGTGAEALQAAAKQPVEIVVLDLGLPDMDGVEIIRRIRGWSSMPIIVLSARHASEDKVEALDAGADDYVTKPFGLDELLARLRVASRRVVTEHEEPTLATADFMVDLAGKRIVKDGSEVRLTPTEWNILELLVRNKGKLVSQQQILTQVWGQAYAKETQYLRVYIAQLRRKLERDPAEPRHLHTEAGMGYRFDP
- a CDS encoding glutathionylspermidine synthase family protein; protein product: MRRLSSVPRPDWKQKIEEQGLVFSTTTMPNGRKIEYWNESAYYEFTMDEVETLEKTAEDMHIMCLEAAKYLATGAMGDIGIGQQALELAGESLLAADMDIYGRFDFIYDGKGGPAKMLEYNADTPTGLIEASVAQWFWLQDVFPDKDQWNGIHEALIRQWKKLQFRTGMSTLHVAHSEAEESGEDWMTAAYMRDVASQGGWTTIGINMSDIGWDPNLNRFVDLDNFMISTMFKLYPWELMMKEPFGHRLLQRAYNPRWVEPAWKMLLSNKALLAALWHLYPDHPNLLPAYLGDPGPLKEWVAKPLHGREGDNIRIHAPGIEIQQPGGYGREGWCFQQYHSLPDFDGNHPVLGLWVVDGESVGCGIRESDGPITDYFCRFVPNTIDSPAPVAPTATSYGAAL
- a CDS encoding MOSC domain-containing protein — its product is MNTASLVAVCRVHQLLPDTGSVGVTAIDKRPVEGPVKVHKLGLHGDVQASRLDHGGEDQALYAYSQADADFWSGELLREVTAGLFGENLRVAGIETTGAVIGERWKIGLDVEVEVTSPRVPCATFQRALGEPQWVKRFTQEGRVGTYLRVIRTGTISAGDHIHRTFVPKHGITVGQWFNEPTPDIVQVLLDAEADGEIRLQDEYHSKFEKVLRRHGL
- a CDS encoding Tat pathway signal protein, with the translated sequence MGPKDSPDAAGNDGGSRDNNADFGAGNNPPKPPPWQVPKPELHPELFTPVEGGQEPAKSTGKGKKRPVPAGAPQAGNGAPQPGQPLPVVDPFAKERERGAAEAAKKKKRSQRRTVVVGLGVTALLAGTITAIVASNEQEADYAQVCFNEETGERVDDNECNNSSSAGRSSAVYAWYFYSRGASVPAVGQNRSSYPSYTKNVPTGAKSSTGYSTKGGTVSRGGFGSSSKSGGSSGG